The sequence ATGAGGCGCGGCTTGAGGCTTCGCAGCTCCCGAGCGGTGTCTACCTGTACTGCCTGGAAGCTGGTCAATTCAAGGCGGAGAAGAAGCTTCTGCTGGTGAAGTAGCGCTGATCGCGCTATCGTGTGTCGAGTGCCGCCAAGGACGCTCGGCTGCCTGGAGGGCAGCGTGGAAGCTCCAGAGGCAAGCCGGATGCTCAGGGCTGGGTGCAGCCGTAAGGGGCCTCGATTTCGTGGGCCAATAGCATTTCTCTGCCGGATCTGAGGCAAGGGGAGCAGTCCCGCGACCGGGGCACGAGGAGGAGGCGGCTCAGCAGTAACCTACTATGCGCGCCGAGGAGGGAAGGAGAAGTTATTCCGGGTCGAACAGGGATGCTTGCGCCGCCCACGCGGAGAGCGCTATCCTCCAGACCCCGGATCGGGGGCACTTTTCTGGTGAGACGCGCTGCGCTTTTTGGATGCCGCTTGACAAAGGGAATTCGGAGGAGTGGACAGTGAGCGAAACAGTTTTTGCGCGCCGTATGACTGGAGTGTTCCTACTCTGTGGAGCCCTTGTCTGTGCCTTTTTGCCTACTCTTTCTATGGCGCAGATTCGTCCTCCTGCGGTGGCAGGTGCGTGGTATGCAGACAATCCGGCAGC comes from candidate division KSB1 bacterium and encodes:
- the amrB gene encoding AmmeMemoRadiSam system protein B: MSETVFARRMTGVFLLCGALVCAFLPTLSMAQIRPPAVAGAWYADNPAALRATIEKWYEQALDAQVDGEIVGLLAPHAGYVYS